A genomic segment from Leptospira fainei serovar Hurstbridge str. BUT 6 encodes:
- a CDS encoding SRPBCC family protein, whose product MSKLKQILKVGAAIIVVLIIAVLLLAANKSNTLRVERSIEIKAPPEKIFVLINNLQSWRSWSPYEKLDPAMKRTLTGPISGKGAIYEWNGNSNIGKGRMEIIESTEPSKVGIKLDFLEPFEAHNTAEFTLKSGGDSTKVTWMMSGPASFFSRILGVFIDMDTMIGKNFEEGLENLKRIMEK is encoded by the coding sequence ATGTCTAAACTAAAACAAATTTTAAAGGTCGGAGCGGCGATCATCGTGGTTCTGATTATCGCCGTACTCTTGTTAGCCGCCAATAAATCGAACACTCTCCGTGTCGAACGTTCAATTGAGATTAAGGCGCCTCCGGAAAAGATTTTCGTGCTCATCAATAATCTCCAAAGCTGGCGTTCCTGGTCGCCGTATGAGAAATTGGATCCGGCGATGAAACGAACTCTCACCGGACCGATATCAGGAAAAGGCGCCATCTACGAATGGAATGGCAATTCAAATATCGGCAAGGGAAGGATGGAGATTATCGAATCGACCGAACCTTCTAAAGTGGGTATAAAATTGGATTTTCTAGAGCCTTTTGAAGCGCATAATACTGCAGAGTTTACTCTGAAAAGCGGAGGGGATTCTACCAAAGTCACTTGGATGATGTCGGGTCCTGCTTCCTTTTTTTCCAGGATCTTGGGAGTCTTTATCGATATGGATACGATGATCGGAAAGAATTTCGAAGAGGGACTGGAAAATCTAAAGAGAATTATGGAAAAGTGA
- a CDS encoding dihydrofolate reductase family protein, with amino-acid sequence MNLHKTRSCDEFRNIVSPILLGKGRTLFGEMDSKLNLKLVRTTMFDLGLVSLCYKPD; translated from the coding sequence ATGAACCTTCATAAGACACGGAGTTGCGATGAATTTAGGAATATCGTCAGTCCTATCCTTTTAGGAAAAGGTAGGACTTTGTTTGGGGAAATGGATTCTAAGCTGAATTTAAAACTCGTTCGGACCACGATGTTTGACTTAGGACTCGTTTCGCTTTGTTATAAACCGGACTAA
- a CDS encoding MFS transporter, with protein MNENVPPRAGSREWIGLAVIALPCLLYAMDLTVLYLAVPHLTAALKPTSSQLLWIVDIYGFLVAGFLITMGTLGDRIGRRKLLLIGAGAFGVASVLAAFSTSAEMLIGTRALLGITAATLAPSTLSLIRNMFLDQNQRTVAIGIWGTSFSIGGAIGPLVGGLLLEHFWWGSVFLLSVPVMVVLLIVGPTLLPEFRDPNAGKLDIFSAVLSLASVLSVIYGLKQIAENGWGLLSILPISIGLVIGFLFVRRQQTLADPLLDLSLFRIPAFTGALVANTLTIFVALGTFLFIAQYLQLVLGLSPLEAGLWTLPSAAGNVVGSLTVPILVRYIRPASVMVGGLILSALGLLLYAQVDGTSGLPYIVCGSVVLSLGICAVVILGTDIIVSAAPPERAGAAASISETGAEFGGVLGIAVLGSIGTIVYRNQMKNSALIGMSPEAAEDARNTLGAAVGIANELPDQIRTILLGLAREAFTDSLQLIAIICAGLTILLAITVIVALRNMRKGEGA; from the coding sequence ATGAATGAAAATGTTCCTCCAAGGGCAGGGAGTCGCGAATGGATCGGCTTAGCCGTGATCGCTCTTCCTTGTCTTTTATATGCCATGGATTTAACGGTCCTTTATTTGGCGGTTCCGCATTTAACCGCAGCATTGAAACCGACTAGCTCCCAGTTATTATGGATCGTTGATATCTACGGTTTCTTAGTCGCAGGATTCTTAATTACCATGGGAACTTTAGGAGATAGAATCGGGCGACGAAAACTTCTCTTGATAGGTGCTGGAGCGTTCGGAGTCGCTTCCGTACTTGCGGCATTTTCGACAAGCGCCGAGATGCTTATCGGGACGAGGGCTCTTTTAGGAATCACTGCAGCGACTTTGGCGCCGTCAACACTATCGTTGATTCGTAATATGTTTTTAGATCAGAATCAACGCACCGTTGCGATCGGTATTTGGGGAACAAGTTTTTCGATAGGCGGCGCGATCGGTCCTCTTGTCGGCGGTCTATTGCTAGAACATTTCTGGTGGGGATCGGTATTTTTATTGAGCGTTCCGGTTATGGTAGTACTGCTGATCGTCGGTCCGACATTATTGCCGGAATTTAGAGATCCAAATGCAGGGAAGTTAGATATCTTTAGCGCGGTACTGTCATTGGCTTCCGTTCTTTCGGTAATCTACGGACTAAAGCAAATCGCCGAAAACGGTTGGGGATTATTGTCTATTCTTCCAATTTCGATCGGACTCGTCATCGGTTTCTTATTCGTTCGACGACAACAAACGTTAGCCGATCCGCTTCTGGATCTATCCCTTTTTCGGATTCCAGCCTTTACCGGCGCATTAGTCGCGAATACACTTACGATTTTTGTCGCATTGGGAACCTTTCTCTTCATCGCACAATATTTGCAATTAGTACTCGGACTATCTCCGTTGGAAGCCGGGTTATGGACGCTGCCGTCTGCAGCGGGAAACGTAGTCGGTTCCTTGACAGTACCAATTCTGGTTCGCTATATTCGTCCTGCATCCGTGATGGTAGGGGGATTGATATTATCCGCGTTAGGACTTCTGCTTTACGCACAGGTTGATGGAACTTCCGGATTACCATACATCGTATGCGGATCGGTTGTTTTATCCTTAGGCATCTGTGCGGTTGTCATTTTGGGAACGGATATTATCGTTAGTGCTGCTCCACCGGAACGGGCGGGAGCGGCAGCTTCGATTTCCGAAACCGGCGCGGAATTCGGCGGAGTACTCGGAATTGCAGTACTAGGTAGCATCGGAACGATAGTCTATCGAAATCAAATGAAAAATTCGGCTCTGATCGGCATGAGTCCTGAAGCAGCCGAGGACGCGCGAAATACGTTAGGCGCGGCCGTCGGGATTGCCAACGAACTTCCGGATCAAATCAGGACGATCTTATTGGGACTTGCTCGCGAAGCTTTCACTGATTCGTTACAACTTATCGCTATCATTTGCGCAGGTCTTACGATTCTTTTAGCGATTACCGTAATCGTAGCGCTTCGAAATATGCGAAAAGGAGAAGGCGCATGA
- a CDS encoding SRPBCC domain-containing protein encodes MKERNAVSVKIAERELVLTRIFDAPRELVFRVWTDPKHVVNWWGPNHFTNPVCEMDFRPGGKYRIIMRSPEGVDYPVAGSYLEIVENERIVSTVFVVEHPKEWIEEMRNSIGQDEEANSLDSVVTVTFEDHEKKKTKLTIRSRFESDTVRDGFKKMGMVEGWTQSLERFEDQLSNG; translated from the coding sequence ATGAAAGAGAGAAATGCAGTATCGGTGAAAATCGCAGAACGTGAGCTAGTGCTAACGCGCATTTTCGACGCGCCACGAGAGTTAGTATTTAGAGTTTGGACGGATCCAAAACACGTAGTAAATTGGTGGGGACCGAATCATTTTACGAATCCTGTCTGCGAAATGGATTTCCGTCCAGGTGGAAAGTATCGAATTATTATGCGCTCTCCTGAAGGGGTCGATTACCCGGTTGCGGGTTCTTATTTAGAAATCGTTGAAAATGAACGAATCGTATCTACCGTTTTTGTAGTAGAACATCCGAAAGAATGGATTGAAGAAATGAGAAATAGCATCGGCCAAGATGAAGAAGCAAATTCCTTGGACTCAGTTGTGACCGTAACTTTCGAGGATCACGAGAAAAAGAAAACAAAACTGACTATTCGTAGTCGATTTGAGTCCGATACGGTTCGCGACGGATTCAAAAAAATGGGAATGGTCGAAGGCTGGACTCAGAGCCTCGAACGATTCGAAGACCAATTGTCAAACGGCTGA
- a CDS encoding serine hydrolase, whose protein sequence is MPEVLTFLTVRNGMQTIPFDEILKITRTNALVVIKENKIVYERYLNGYNRESLQTSFSSAKSILSTLIGIAIEEGKMQSVNDPIIKYIPELKNRGLDTLTIRDIMTMSTGIDYNRVEDTFFPLIPFSPDITTFYGDNLRAIIEDLHSGKIPVGKSSLFRLRGRRS, encoded by the coding sequence ATGCCGGAAGTTTTAACGTTCCTAACGGTTCGCAACGGCATGCAAACGATCCCTTTCGATGAAATTTTGAAAATTACCCGAACAAACGCTCTTGTCGTAATCAAAGAAAACAAGATAGTATATGAAAGATATCTGAACGGATACAATCGGGAGAGTCTTCAAACTTCCTTCTCTTCCGCAAAGTCCATCCTTTCGACTTTGATAGGTATCGCTATCGAGGAAGGAAAAATGCAGAGCGTAAACGATCCGATAATAAAGTACATACCCGAGTTGAAAAATCGCGGATTGGATACCCTGACGATAAGAGACATTATGACGATGTCCACAGGCATAGACTACAATCGGGTTGAAGATACTTTTTTTCCTTTGATTCCTTTTTCTCCCGATATTACCACGTTCTATGGCGACAATCTGCGCGCGATAATCGAAGATTTACATTCAGGTAAAATACCCGTCGGAAAATCATCTTTGTTTCGCCTTCGCGGAAGACGGTCGTAG